A genomic stretch from Flavobacterium sp. KS-LB2 includes:
- a CDS encoding TonB-dependent siderophore receptor, which produces MKYILLPTLTLLFSLSCLAQQSANASDNTIFGETTTSEFDTIKNKKGGILKEVIITSNKEKKPVSALRSGLKPMDTPQSVQVIGAEVITQQQAIRLSEVIKNANGVYVGSARGGAQESFFSRGYDMSANNMLKNGFRYNAGSIPEVSGLEKVEFLKGGSALLYGNVAPGGILNLVTKTPSFHSGGEISMQAGSYSYYKPSIDFYGPLNKHIAYRVTGSYENSESFRDVVKNERLYVNPSFLFNVTDKTQITVQGDYLTADWTPDFGTGIIGKTILDLPRNSFYGALWSNGNTKSASASVLLNHNFNDNWKLNFNTSFQNYSRASKSTAQLSNLDTYATPGDWNRGLVQNENAEQIFGDQLSLQGTFKTGSIKHQIFTGVDYENSLATANTFAFYDASGKVITIYDKINLFTYDPSAPTVAIPNSRSTQTVFTDTQRFGIYAQDLISFTEKIKLLAGLRWSWQESQATTHNLTKNPITITEGTKRLDNAFSPKIGLVYQPTKDMSLFASYSNSFTPNTGTTVDLKPLEPSIIDQYEAGIKKDFWRGALSTNLTVYQITNSNLVQTAIYRADGTLNINPIDTNLRELSGQTKSKGVEIDVTARPFAGLGINAGYSYNDMRYEKTSGLNGSPIVGDRLARTPANTANLSFFYTVQTGLLKGISLGAIGNYIGNRVGGWNNQYDSTRPNGIWDREVPLDGYSTIDVSAGYEWKKFSILCKLSNITNELNYTVHENYSVNPIAPRQVLTSLKYKF; this is translated from the coding sequence ATGAAATATATTTTACTCCCAACATTAACCCTATTATTTAGTTTGTCTTGTTTAGCACAACAATCAGCAAATGCTTCTGATAACACAATTTTTGGAGAGACTACAACGTCAGAATTTGATACTATAAAAAACAAAAAAGGAGGCATTCTTAAAGAAGTTATCATTACTTCCAACAAAGAGAAAAAACCAGTTTCTGCATTACGATCCGGTTTGAAACCAATGGATACTCCACAAAGCGTTCAAGTTATTGGTGCCGAAGTTATCACTCAACAACAAGCAATTCGTTTGAGTGAAGTTATCAAAAATGCCAATGGTGTTTACGTAGGTTCGGCTCGTGGTGGCGCTCAGGAATCTTTTTTCTCAAGAGGATATGACATGTCTGCCAATAATATGTTGAAAAATGGTTTCCGTTATAATGCAGGTTCTATACCAGAAGTTTCAGGTTTAGAAAAAGTAGAGTTTCTAAAAGGTGGTTCTGCCTTATTATACGGAAACGTTGCTCCCGGAGGTATCTTAAATTTAGTAACTAAAACCCCGTCTTTCCATAGCGGAGGAGAAATTTCAATGCAAGCGGGGAGTTATTCCTATTACAAACCATCAATTGATTTTTACGGGCCTTTAAATAAGCATATTGCGTACCGAGTTACAGGTTCTTACGAAAACTCCGAGAGCTTTAGAGATGTAGTTAAAAATGAACGTTTGTATGTCAATCCGTCTTTTCTTTTTAATGTAACCGATAAAACACAAATTACTGTACAAGGTGATTATTTAACTGCAGATTGGACTCCAGATTTTGGAACAGGGATTATTGGCAAAACCATTTTAGATTTACCTCGCAATAGTTTTTACGGAGCGCTTTGGTCAAATGGAAATACTAAATCAGCAAGTGCTTCGGTATTACTAAACCATAACTTTAATGACAATTGGAAATTAAATTTTAATACCTCGTTTCAGAATTATAGTAGAGCATCTAAATCAACTGCACAGTTATCAAATCTTGATACCTACGCAACTCCAGGTGACTGGAATAGAGGATTAGTACAAAATGAGAATGCGGAGCAAATATTTGGAGACCAATTGAGTTTGCAAGGAACCTTCAAAACAGGAAGTATCAAACATCAAATATTCACAGGTGTAGATTACGAAAATTCATTGGCTACAGCTAACACATTTGCTTTTTATGATGCAAGCGGCAAAGTAATCACAATTTATGACAAAATAAATTTGTTTACATACGATCCAAGTGCTCCCACAGTAGCGATTCCAAATTCCAGATCAACACAAACTGTCTTTACAGACACGCAGCGTTTTGGGATCTATGCGCAAGATTTAATCTCCTTTACTGAAAAAATCAAGCTTTTAGCAGGATTGCGTTGGTCTTGGCAAGAATCGCAAGCTACAACTCATAACTTGACTAAAAATCCGATAACGATTACCGAAGGAACCAAACGATTAGACAATGCCTTTTCGCCAAAAATTGGATTGGTATATCAGCCAACAAAAGACATGTCATTATTTGCAAGCTACTCGAATTCGTTTACTCCTAACACAGGAACTACAGTAGACTTAAAACCATTAGAACCTTCTATTATAGATCAATACGAAGCTGGAATCAAAAAAGATTTTTGGAGAGGCGCTTTAAGTACTAATCTAACGGTGTACCAAATTACAAATAGTAACTTAGTTCAAACTGCGATTTATAGAGCTGACGGAACCTTAAACATAAATCCGATAGATACTAACTTGAGAGAATTAAGCGGTCAAACAAAAAGTAAAGGTGTCGAAATAGACGTTACTGCAAGACCTTTTGCAGGATTAGGAATTAATGCAGGTTACTCTTATAACGACATGCGTTATGAAAAAACTTCAGGTTTAAACGGTAGCCCAATAGTAGGAGACCGTTTAGCAAGAACTCCTGCAAATACAGCTAATTTAAGCTTTTTCTATACTGTACAAACGGGACTATTAAAAGGAATTTCTCTAGGAGCAATAGGAAACTACATCGGGAATCGTGTAGGCGGATGGAACAATCAATATGACAGTACTAGACCAAATGGTATTTGGGATAGAGAAGTTCCTTTAGACGGATATAGCACTATTGATGTATCTGCAGGATATGAATGGAAAAAGTTTTCCATCTTGT